A single Muntiacus reevesi chromosome 9, mMunRee1.1, whole genome shotgun sequence DNA region contains:
- the LOC136175586 gene encoding olfactory receptor 5F1-like: MDRKNYTSLTEFILLGLTDTLELQVILFCLFSMIYTLTFVENVGMIFLIRMDFRLHTPMYFFLANLSFVDVCYSSTITPKMLVDLLSEKKSISFAGCFLQMYFFIALATTECILFGLMACDRYVAICNPLLYSLIMSRTVCLKMATGAFAAGLVNSMVNTSYVSSLPFCSSNVIHHFFCDSPPLFKLPCSDTHLQESIFSTFAGVNMFGALLVILTSYSYILFSIFRVHAGAGRRKAFSTCASHLTAVILFYSTSIYTYLRPTSSYSLNQDKVASVFYTVVIPMLNPLIYSLRNKEVKKALWNVITRKRVPLFLGLLPLFS; the protein is encoded by the coding sequence ATGGACAGAAAAAATTATACTTCACtgacagagttcattctgttgggattaacagacacattGGAGCTACAGGTTatcctcttttgccttttctctatGATTTATACACTTACATTTGTGGAGAATGTTGGGATGATCTTCTTAATCAGAATGGATTTCCGActtcacacacccatgtatttcttcctggctaACCTGTCCTTTGTGGATGTTTGTTATTCATCCACCATCACTCCAAAGATGCTGGTAGATCTATTATCAGAGAAGAAGTCCATCTCCTTTGCTGGCTGCTTTTTGCAGATGTATTTCTTTATAGCCTTGGCCACAACCGAATGCATCCTTTTTGGGTTAATGGCCtgtgaccgctatgtggccatatgCAACCCTCTCCTTTACTCCTTGATCATGTCCAGGACGGTCTGCCTGAAAATGGCCACAGGGGCTTTTGCAGcgggcctggtgaattccatggtaAACACCAGCTATGTAAGCAGCTTGCCATTCTGCAGTTCCAATGTCAtccatcacttcttctgtgacagccCCCCGCTTTTTAAGCTCCCCTGTTCTGACACACACCTGCAAGAAAGCATCTTTTCCACATTCGCTGGTGTGAATATGTTTGGGGCTCTGCTGGTGATTCTCACCTCCTACTCctacattctcttctccatcttccgTGTGCATGCAGGGGCGGGGAGGCGCAAAGCGTTCTCCACGTGTGCGTCTCACCTGACAGCCGTCATCCTCTTCTATTCCACCTCCATCTACACTTATCTGAGACCTACTTCCAGCTACTCTCTGAATCAGGACAAGGTGGCTTCTGTGTTCTACACAGTGGTGATCCCCATGTTGAATCCTCTGATCTACAGCCTCCGGAATAAGGAAGTGAAGAAGGCTTTATGGAATGTGATTACTAGGAAAAGGGTTCCTCTATTTCTAGGATtgttgcctttattttcttga